The Candidatus Uhrbacteria bacterium genome has a segment encoding these proteins:
- a CDS encoding CDP-alcohol phosphatidyltransferase family protein codes for MLMTNETIQLYPHDRLLAWTLVPLTPKFVRPNHLTILRILLIPLVLGALWYESWTWSLILFLIAAITDAWDGSLARLRKQITLWGTMADPVADKLLIGSVVVLFVAREVNIIFAVTIILIELMLVAGAYIRKRQGRYTSANNYGKLKMFLQVLGVSLLLVAKLFGVETAVPVAIGTLSLAIVLAIVSLITYTP; via the coding sequence ATGTTGATGACGAATGAGACGATTCAGCTCTATCCGCATGATCGTCTTTTGGCATGGACCTTGGTGCCACTTACGCCAAAGTTCGTCCGGCCAAATCACCTCACCATCCTACGCATTCTGCTTATCCCGCTCGTGTTGGGCGCTTTGTGGTATGAATCTTGGACTTGGTCGCTGATTCTTTTTTTGATAGCAGCCATTACGGATGCTTGGGATGGATCGCTTGCGCGGCTTCGCAAACAAATTACGCTTTGGGGAACGATGGCTGATCCGGTTGCTGATAAGCTGCTCATCGGATCAGTGGTTGTCTTGTTTGTCGCACGTGAGGTGAATATTATTTTTGCTGTTACGATCATTCTTATCGAGCTGATGCTGGTCGCGGGCGCTTATATACGCAAACGCCAAGGTCGATATACTTCTGCTAACAATTACGGTAAGTTGAAAATGTTTTTGCAAGTACTGGGAGTCAGCTTGCTTCTCGTTGCAAAATTGTTTGGGGTTGAGACAGCGGTCCCGGTAGCGATCGGCACTTTGTCGCTCGCCATTGTCCTAGCGATTGTGTCGCTTATCACGTATACGCCTTAA
- a CDS encoding glycosyltransferase family 4 protein: protein MRIAVITNSFPPQKGGAASIASMQMAILREAGHEVRVWYPRIDWLDKSAPQRLVAHFFDLFSRSALQQEVIGWNPDLLMTHNMTGCGFGTASAIQGRGYGWVHFLHDVQLFEPSGRLVDVSRITFWQKTWSLLRRWTFGKPDLVISPTRWLADEHKRRGFFYEGAIEILPNPSPTVEFVPRMPQEPMQLMLVGATREKGLDFAKELLSQLPFEAHLDVVGPGMPGDPRITYRGALENAEVLELMKRADALLVPSTIAENQPTVILEAAAVGLPVIAANVGGVSETLDGAGLLCPEGDLSAWIDSVVHLRHASSYAMQASRMYELARNHDPVAYASTFNQLISNL from the coding sequence ATGCGCATTGCGGTCATAACGAATTCTTTTCCTCCCCAAAAGGGTGGAGCTGCCAGCATCGCCTCGATGCAGATGGCGATTTTACGCGAGGCCGGGCATGAGGTTCGTGTATGGTATCCGCGTATCGATTGGCTGGATAAGTCTGCGCCACAAAGACTGGTTGCGCATTTTTTTGATCTTTTTTCACGGAGCGCTCTTCAGCAAGAGGTTATTGGTTGGAATCCGGACTTGTTAATGACTCATAATATGACGGGATGCGGTTTTGGTACGGCATCGGCGATACAAGGACGCGGATACGGTTGGGTTCATTTTTTGCACGATGTCCAGCTATTTGAGCCATCAGGAAGACTGGTGGATGTTTCACGAATTACATTTTGGCAAAAGACATGGTCACTTTTGCGACGTTGGACATTTGGCAAGCCTGATCTCGTTATTTCGCCGACGCGTTGGCTTGCTGATGAACATAAGCGACGCGGTTTTTTTTATGAGGGGGCGATCGAGATTTTGCCCAATCCTTCTCCGACGGTGGAATTTGTCCCGCGTATGCCGCAGGAACCGATGCAGCTTATGCTTGTCGGTGCGACAAGGGAAAAGGGTTTGGATTTTGCAAAAGAGCTGCTTTCCCAGCTTCCATTTGAAGCGCATCTTGATGTGGTTGGCCCAGGAATGCCTGGAGATCCTCGGATTACGTATCGCGGGGCATTGGAGAATGCCGAGGTCCTTGAGCTGATGAAACGAGCGGATGCGCTACTCGTGCCATCAACGATCGCGGAAAATCAGCCGACGGTCATTTTGGAGGCGGCAGCGGTTGGCTTGCCTGTTATTGCGGCAAATGTTGGCGGGGTTTCTGAAACGCTGGATGGTGCTGGACTCTTGTGTCCGGAAGGAGATTTGTCGGCCTGGATTGATAGCGTGGTTCATCTGCGCCATGCATCATCATATGCGATGCAGGCTTCACGCATGTATGAGCTCGCCAGAAATCATGATCCGGTGGCGTACGCCTCAACCTTTAATCAATTGATTTCAAATCTGTAA
- a CDS encoding glycosyltransferase family 4 protein, translated as MKIIHVSCTAPPEIGGIGRSALREVAGLRALGEDAVLVAPEIDTREGERSFVRRLRPLWRFGNASSLSGLADVLGKADVIHLHYPYYGTAEGLLMSYRHLPPIIVTFHMDATAGGWKGFLFRLQRWLVQPWILPAARRILVSSFDYAKHSSIKGIFRVHPERVEELPFGVDTDVFSPGPDRRERFMIPAESRVVLFVGGLDRAHAFKGIHELLTAFSKLDPADHLLLVGEGDLRESYEIRARELGVANRVHFLGKIDQETLVDAYRTADVFAFPSTSAAEAFGLVALEAQACGVPVVASDLPGVRTVVKRDETGKLVVPGDVEQLAGALRDLLHDPQERERMAKNARAHAEQYSWERHVERLREIYRHVCALRS; from the coding sequence ATGAAGATCATCCACGTCTCTTGTACCGCGCCGCCGGAAATCGGCGGGATTGGACGATCCGCTTTGCGCGAGGTCGCTGGTTTGCGTGCATTGGGCGAGGATGCGGTGCTGGTTGCTCCAGAGATCGATACGCGTGAAGGCGAGAGATCTTTTGTGCGACGCTTGCGGCCATTATGGCGTTTTGGGAATGCCTCATCTTTATCCGGTTTGGCTGATGTCCTTGGGAAAGCCGACGTGATCCATCTTCATTATCCTTATTATGGAACGGCAGAAGGTTTGTTGATGAGTTATCGGCATTTACCGCCGATTATCGTGACGTTTCATATGGATGCGACGGCTGGAGGCTGGAAGGGATTCCTCTTCCGTTTGCAGCGCTGGCTTGTTCAGCCTTGGATTTTGCCGGCTGCTCGCCGCATTTTGGTTTCAAGTTTTGATTATGCAAAGCATTCCTCCATCAAAGGGATTTTCCGTGTACATCCTGAGCGTGTGGAGGAATTGCCATTTGGTGTTGATACGGATGTTTTTTCACCCGGGCCTGATCGGCGAGAACGTTTCATGATTCCGGCGGAAAGCCGTGTTGTTTTGTTTGTCGGAGGATTGGATCGCGCGCATGCGTTTAAGGGAATTCATGAATTGCTTACAGCTTTTTCCAAGCTTGATCCGGCTGATCACTTGCTGCTGGTTGGGGAAGGAGATTTGCGAGAGTCGTATGAGATACGAGCACGCGAACTTGGGGTTGCGAATCGCGTCCATTTTTTGGGCAAAATCGATCAAGAGACTTTGGTTGATGCGTATCGAACAGCGGATGTATTTGCGTTTCCGTCTACGAGTGCTGCTGAAGCATTTGGCTTGGTTGCGCTTGAAGCGCAGGCTTGCGGTGTACCTGTTGTTGCGTCTGATTTGCCTGGCGTGAGAACGGTGGTGAAGCGCGATGAGACGGGTAAGCTTGTCGTGCCTGGTGATGTGGAGCAGTTGGCAGGCGCATTACGTGATTTACTTCATGATCCACAAGAGCGTGAGCGTATGGCAAAAAATGCCCGAGCTCATGCCGAGCAGTATTCTTGGGAGCGTCATGTGGAGCGATTGCGCGAAATTTATCGTCATGTATGCGCATTGCGGTCATAA